From Chryseobacterium shandongense, the proteins below share one genomic window:
- a CDS encoding NUDIX hydrolase, translated as MKKISAGILLFKREKDSIFYFLVHPGGPFWKNKDAGAWSIPKGEIMQNESLLERAKIEFFEETGKMVEGDFIELEPITQKGGKKVFAWALEKDIQTLGLHSNTIIINWPPGSGKTMEIPEVDRWEWFPSGEAKQKINPAQAGFIVQLEKLI; from the coding sequence ATGAAGAAAATAAGCGCCGGAATTTTACTTTTTAAAAGAGAAAAGGACAGTATTTTTTACTTTCTAGTCCATCCGGGAGGACCATTTTGGAAGAATAAAGATGCAGGGGCCTGGTCTATTCCGAAAGGAGAAATTATGCAAAATGAAAGTCTGCTGGAACGTGCTAAAATAGAATTTTTTGAAGAGACAGGAAAAATGGTAGAAGGGGATTTTATTGAACTGGAACCGATCACCCAAAAAGGAGGTAAAAAAGTTTTTGCGTGGGCTTTGGAGAAAGATATTCAAACTTTAGGACTACACAGCAATACCATTATCATAAACTGGCCGCCGGGATCTGGTAAAACAATGGAAATTCCTGAAGTAGACCGTTGGGAATGGTTTCCTTCCGGAGAAGCAAAACAAAAAATAAATCCCGCACAGGCAGGATTTATTGTTCAGCTTGAAAAACTGATTTAG
- a CDS encoding glutathione synthase: MAHKNFRKEDFIKDEGSDLYQVEFRKGNIGEGSNLIVERQQDDGEYENLQVQIKRHNDSIFICWSEPFNGRIIFDD, encoded by the coding sequence ATGGCACATAAAAATTTCAGAAAGGAAGATTTTATTAAAGATGAAGGATCAGATTTATATCAGGTTGAATTCCGCAAAGGAAATATAGGAGAAGGTTCCAATCTAATTGTAGAAAGACAGCAAGATGACGGTGAATACGAGAATCTTCAGGTACAAATCAAAAGGCATAACGACAGTATCTTTATTTGCTGGAGTGAACCTTTTAACGGGAGAATAATTTTTGATGACTGA
- a CDS encoding sugar MFS transporter, translating into MINDVKAKNRNYTVPLITITLLFFMWGFITCMNDILIPYLKQLFNLSFFESMLVQFCFFGAYFIGSLIYFLISTTQGDPIDKVGYKKGILFGIFLAALGCVLFYPAASFASYGLFLGALFILGLGFTVLQITANAYVSLLGPEESASSRLNMTQAFNAFGTTIAPVLGGHLIFELFSAPDGSFSAAATKIPYLIFAAILLLVALLISRVKLPDFQVKGEEIVKGFGALQHNHLKFGVLAMFCYVGGEVAVGSFIISFLEQPQVMNLSEVVSKNYLALYWGGAMIGRFLGAISLNQSISQGKKALYMLGAAAAVFLVIFSIVDLTFAQISFFLVFIALNFIAFFIGKAAPARTLSIFAAVNVVLLISAMLNHGEMAMYSILGIGIFNSIMFSNIYTLAISGLGKYTSQGSSLVVMAILGGAIVPIFQGYLADIFGVQHSFIIPVFCYIVILIFGAYCTKYLGHVKQDAEAKSGH; encoded by the coding sequence ATGATTAATGATGTAAAGGCTAAAAACAGGAATTATACCGTTCCTCTGATTACCATCACCCTTTTATTTTTCATGTGGGGATTTATCACGTGTATGAACGATATCCTGATTCCCTATCTGAAACAGCTGTTCAACCTGTCGTTTTTTGAATCGATGCTGGTACAGTTCTGTTTTTTCGGAGCTTATTTTATCGGTTCCCTGATTTACTTTTTAATATCAACCACACAGGGCGATCCTATTGATAAAGTAGGTTATAAAAAAGGAATTCTTTTCGGGATTTTTCTTGCGGCATTAGGCTGTGTGCTGTTTTATCCTGCAGCAAGCTTTGCTTCGTACGGACTCTTTTTAGGAGCTTTGTTTATTTTAGGATTAGGATTTACGGTTTTACAGATTACGGCGAATGCTTATGTTTCTCTGCTTGGTCCGGAAGAATCTGCATCCAGCAGACTGAACATGACGCAGGCTTTCAATGCTTTCGGAACAACGATTGCTCCTGTTTTGGGCGGTCATCTGATTTTCGAATTGTTTTCTGCGCCTGACGGTTCTTTTTCTGCGGCGGCAACCAAGATTCCCTATCTGATCTTTGCAGCCATTCTTCTATTGGTAGCCTTATTGATTTCAAGAGTTAAACTTCCTGATTTTCAGGTAAAAGGTGAAGAAATTGTAAAAGGTTTCGGCGCTTTGCAGCACAATCATCTGAAATTCGGTGTTCTGGCGATGTTCTGTTATGTGGGTGGAGAAGTTGCCGTGGGAAGCTTCATCATCAGCTTTCTGGAACAGCCTCAGGTTATGAATTTATCTGAAGTAGTAAGTAAAAACTATCTTGCATTATATTGGGGAGGTGCTATGATCGGGCGTTTCCTGGGAGCAATTTCCCTGAACCAGTCGATCAGCCAGGGTAAAAAAGCATTGTATATGTTGGGTGCAGCGGCCGCTGTATTTTTGGTAATTTTCAGTATTGTAGATCTTACCTTTGCACAGATCAGTTTCTTCCTGGTATTTATCGCCTTGAATTTTATTGCATTTTTCATCGGAAAAGCTGCTCCGGCAAGAACATTGTCCATCTTTGCTGCAGTGAACGTCGTTTTGTTGATTTCAGCTATGCTGAACCACGGTGAAATGGCGATGTACAGCATTTTAGGAATCGGGATTTTCAATTCTATTATGTTCTCTAATATTTATACGCTTGCGATTTCAGGATTGGGCAAATATACCAGTCAGGGTTCTTCGTTAGTCGTGATGGCTATCTTAGGAGGTGCAATTGTTCCGATCTTCCAGGGTTATCTGGCGGATATTTTCGGAGTGCAGCATTCGTTTATTATTCCGGTATTCTGTTATATTGTAATCCTTATTTTCGGCGCTTACTGCACGAAATACTTGGGTCATGTGAAGCAGGATGCAGAAGCGAAATCGGGACATTAG
- a CDS encoding NUDIX hydrolase, with amino-acid sequence MDSRQQFLDKSDKLKEVFLPHLSADPVIFGFDHNELKVLLLKMNYRKQWVLPGGYIRKDEDLDEAVVRILKERAGITHIYLEEFGVFGKKNRSELYFEDFDETLFQKQRFVTVGYYALCNPARFKLIADEYSETCEWICLNNLLEIDLAMDHREIIGKALLTIREKISHKPIGYNLLPEKFTLSELQKLYEAIVGKTLNRGNFYRKIMNLGILKKLPEQRKGGAHKAPDLYSFDKRKYMKALDNGLNNW; translated from the coding sequence ATGGATTCCAGACAACAGTTTTTAGATAAATCAGATAAGCTGAAAGAAGTTTTCTTACCCCATCTCTCTGCCGATCCGGTAATTTTCGGATTTGATCATAATGAGCTTAAGGTTCTTCTTCTTAAAATGAATTACCGTAAACAATGGGTATTACCCGGAGGATATATCAGAAAAGACGAAGATCTTGATGAAGCGGTCGTTCGTATTTTAAAGGAAAGAGCAGGCATTACCCATATTTATCTCGAAGAGTTCGGTGTTTTTGGAAAAAAGAACAGGAGCGAATTGTACTTTGAAGATTTTGATGAAACACTTTTTCAGAAACAGAGATTTGTCACAGTAGGATATTATGCACTTTGCAACCCAGCCCGTTTTAAACTGATTGCAGATGAGTATAGTGAGACCTGTGAATGGATTTGTCTCAATAATCTTCTGGAAATTGATCTCGCAATGGACCATCGCGAGATTATCGGAAAAGCATTACTTACGATAAGAGAGAAAATATCACATAAACCGATAGGATATAATTTGCTTCCGGAGAAGTTTACCCTTTCCGAACTCCAGAAACTGTATGAGGCAATTGTCGGGAAGACACTTAACAGAGGAAATTTTTACCGAAAAATTATGAATCTCGGAATTCTGAAAAAACTGCCTGAACAAAGAAAAGGTGGTGCCCATAAGGCACCGGATTTATACTCATTCGATAAGAGAAAATATATGAAAGCACTGGATAATGGTTTAAATAACTGGTAA
- a CDS encoding response regulator produces the protein MPKKIIRNLQIGVAICLLLLIASSIASFISIQKQMDNRVSLLKSKETISLVKDVLNSLLDTETGVRGYQLTGRQNFLEPLDKGMKNYTLLISDIKALNITDEHQVKILNELMHSSDAMMKENALLIEKRKNGIGMSSKELAQNKAAMDKCRMLVQEFIKYEERQLAEKDSELSRSSQATVLFIIFSAIAAIGVTIFFYIQLKADLIRRDRLESDLSYTKEILEQTSSVAQVGGWEVNVKTGNVFWSQSTKEIHKVKNDFQPDFENAVSFFRDESLEKINFLFKRAITEGIPFDEELQLVRNDGVTIWVRVKGLPEFEGEVCSRVFGIIQDIDAFKKMLLEITRKEAMMQSFVTDVPIPLAMFDKDLNYVSVSSKWREEFNMNETELIGRNFFEVSPDVPEVRKEIYRNALLGKTYTNGDFAIKIDGKAEIQHYDLKVGPWYLTEDEIGGVIVSVQNITNAILVNEELKNAKETADLASKAKSEFLANMSHEIRTPLNGVIGFSDLLLRTPLDETQTQYLNYINESGENLLNIINDILDFSKIESGKMELLIEKSDVYDMVSQVINVILYQSQKKNIELLLNIEPGLPKTLLIDESRLKQILINLLGNAVKFTEKGEIELKVEKLGIDDKNISLRFSVRDTGIGIPVEKQKYIFDAFTQENSSISKKYGGTGLGLTISNNILKYMGSHLSLISAPDQGSVFFFDIEIPYEMSELREENDITIKRALVVDDNESNRIILQHMLGYKNIESTLAANGMEALEILLKGEKFDVILMDYHMPLMSGLETIDKIRELFYRRKDDLPIIILSSSSEEVEVITSIRKKENSFLLLKPIKSDDLYKTLRKVVQTNVVETTQNRYEQDFHSLAPDLEVLLVDDNPVNMVLNNRIMKSIAPDAHLVEAVNGLEALEECRTKLFSIILMDVQMPVMNGIEATKQIRVLSGYADVPIIGVTAGNVLGEREKCLEAGMNDFLPKPIRQGDLLEILKKYIGANNSDDKNANIDYTEGESQMNPEYINMNMLNEQIGDDDDFKETFLNLLIQELTQAEKNIEKAAQENDFAETRMILHKLKGTAGSAGLVKLSKYALKWEKMTNDEIDFSLMNSEMRKEIKIGLDIVKELLK, from the coding sequence ATGCCAAAAAAAATTATAAGAAATCTCCAGATCGGAGTGGCAATCTGTTTACTACTGCTGATTGCAAGTTCTATTGCATCTTTCATTAGCATACAGAAGCAAATGGATAATAGAGTCAGTCTTTTAAAGAGTAAGGAAACAATAAGCTTAGTTAAAGATGTTTTAAATTCTCTTTTAGATACTGAAACGGGTGTACGAGGATATCAGCTTACAGGCCGGCAAAATTTTCTTGAACCTTTAGATAAAGGCATGAAAAACTATACCTTACTTATTTCTGATATAAAAGCATTGAATATCACAGACGAGCATCAGGTTAAAATTTTAAATGAGTTAATGCATTCTTCAGACGCAATGATGAAGGAAAATGCCTTATTAATTGAGAAGCGTAAAAACGGAATCGGAATGTCCTCAAAAGAACTTGCCCAAAACAAGGCAGCTATGGACAAATGCCGTATGCTTGTTCAGGAATTTATAAAATACGAAGAAAGGCAGCTCGCTGAAAAAGATAGTGAACTCAGCAGATCCTCCCAGGCAACCGTTTTATTTATAATTTTTTCCGCTATTGCAGCCATCGGGGTGACAATATTTTTTTACATACAGCTTAAGGCTGATCTTATTCGAAGAGATAGATTGGAAAGCGATCTGTCTTACACAAAAGAAATTCTCGAGCAGACCAGTTCAGTCGCCCAGGTAGGAGGATGGGAAGTCAACGTGAAAACCGGCAATGTATTCTGGTCACAGAGTACCAAAGAAATTCATAAAGTTAAAAACGATTTTCAGCCGGATTTTGAAAATGCTGTAAGCTTCTTCAGAGATGAAAGCTTGGAAAAAATTAATTTTTTGTTTAAAAGGGCAATTACAGAAGGTATTCCCTTCGATGAAGAACTTCAGCTTGTCCGCAATGACGGAGTAACAATCTGGGTGAGAGTAAAAGGCCTTCCGGAATTTGAAGGGGAAGTATGCAGCAGGGTATTCGGAATTATTCAGGATATCGACGCCTTCAAAAAAATGCTCTTGGAAATAACCAGAAAAGAAGCCATGATGCAGTCGTTCGTAACGGATGTTCCGATTCCGCTGGCCATGTTTGATAAAGACCTTAACTATGTTTCTGTAAGTTCCAAATGGAGAGAAGAGTTCAACATGAATGAAACCGAGCTTATAGGAAGGAATTTTTTCGAAGTGTCGCCGGATGTTCCTGAGGTAAGAAAAGAGATTTATAGAAATGCTTTATTGGGAAAAACCTATACAAATGGAGATTTTGCAATTAAGATAGATGGGAAAGCTGAAATTCAGCACTATGATCTTAAAGTGGGACCGTGGTATCTTACGGAAGATGAAATAGGAGGTGTGATTGTTTCCGTACAAAATATTACCAATGCCATACTTGTGAACGAGGAACTGAAAAATGCCAAAGAAACGGCAGATTTGGCCAGTAAAGCAAAATCTGAATTTCTGGCCAATATGAGCCACGAGATCCGCACACCTCTCAACGGGGTGATCGGGTTTTCAGACCTTCTCCTCAGAACACCGCTTGATGAAACGCAAACGCAATACCTGAATTACATCAACGAGTCCGGAGAAAACCTGCTCAATATCATCAATGATATTCTCGATTTTTCTAAAATTGAATCCGGAAAAATGGAGTTGCTTATTGAGAAAAGCGATGTGTACGATATGGTAAGCCAGGTCATTAATGTGATTCTTTACCAGTCACAGAAAAAAAATATCGAGCTTCTCCTGAATATCGAACCGGGACTTCCGAAAACGCTATTAATTGATGAATCCAGATTAAAGCAAATCCTGATTAATCTTTTAGGAAATGCCGTTAAGTTTACGGAAAAAGGTGAAATCGAATTAAAAGTAGAGAAACTAGGCATCGATGATAAAAATATATCATTGCGTTTCTCTGTTAGAGACACGGGAATCGGTATTCCTGTTGAAAAGCAGAAATATATTTTTGATGCCTTTACTCAGGAAAACAGCTCGATAAGTAAAAAATACGGCGGAACAGGTTTAGGCCTTACCATTTCCAATAATATTCTGAAATACATGGGAAGCCACTTGTCATTGATCAGCGCACCGGATCAGGGTTCCGTATTTTTCTTTGATATTGAAATTCCTTATGAAATGTCAGAATTAAGGGAAGAAAACGATATAACGATAAAAAGGGCATTGGTGGTGGATGATAATGAAAGCAACAGGATCATCCTTCAGCATATGCTTGGCTATAAAAATATTGAGTCAACACTGGCTGCCAATGGAATGGAAGCTTTAGAGATCCTGTTAAAAGGGGAGAAGTTTGATGTTATTCTTATGGATTACCATATGCCGCTTATGTCTGGACTGGAAACCATAGATAAAATCAGAGAACTTTTTTACCGCAGAAAAGATGATCTTCCAATTATTATACTTTCTTCTTCTTCGGAAGAGGTGGAAGTAATTACTTCGATCCGGAAAAAAGAAAATTCATTTTTATTGTTGAAGCCTATTAAATCTGATGATTTGTATAAAACCTTACGAAAAGTAGTACAGACAAATGTAGTAGAAACTACTCAAAATAGGTATGAACAAGATTTTCACTCATTAGCTCCTGATCTTGAAGTTCTTCTGGTAGATGACAATCCTGTAAATATGGTACTGAATAACAGGATAATGAAATCTATTGCTCCTGATGCCCATCTGGTGGAAGCCGTAAACGGTCTGGAAGCATTGGAAGAATGCCGTACAAAACTGTTTTCTATTATTCTTATGGATGTGCAGATGCCGGTGATGAATGGTATAGAAGCAACCAAGCAGATTCGTGTACTTTCCGGATACGCAGATGTACCGATTATTGGTGTTACCGCAGGAAATGTGCTGGGAGAAAGAGAAAAATGCCTGGAAGCGGGTATGAATGACTTTCTGCCCAAACCTATAAGGCAGGGTGATCTTCTGGAAATACTCAAAAAATATATAGGAGCTAACAACAGTGATGATAAAAATGCTAATATTGATTATACTGAAGGTGAATCACAAATGAATCCGGAATATATCAATATGAATATGCTAAATGAGCAGATCGGTGATGATGATGATTTTAAAGAAACTTTTCTTAATTTGCTGATTCAGGAGCTTACTCAGGCAGAAAAAAATATAGAAAAGGCAGCACAGGAAAATGATTTTGCAGAAACCAGAATGATTCTACACAAACTGAAGGGCACAGCAGGCAGTGCCGGACTAGTCAAGCTCTCCAAATATGCTCTGAAATGGGAGAAGATGACAAACGATGAGATAGATTTTTCTTTAATGAATAGTGAAATGAGAAAGGAAATAAAAATTGGATTAGATATTGTTAAGGAATTACTCAAGTAA
- a CDS encoding alpha-ketoglutarate-dependent dioxygenase AlkB family protein gives MSQLSLFEADEYYEFPEELLEYTKGFLPEKEASQFFDQLLAITPWKQNTQKMYDKTVVTPRLTAWYGDSSKRYHLGNNEFQVNEWSTELINLKERIEKCTGYTFNSVLLNLYRDGNDSVAWHRDKESELGNRPVIASVSLGQVRNFDFRKVGDHRKKYSLALEHGSLLIMKGNLQVKWEHRISKSVIKMKPRINLTFRLINEI, from the coding sequence ATGAGCCAGTTGAGCCTTTTTGAAGCAGATGAATATTATGAATTTCCGGAGGAACTGCTGGAGTACACCAAGGGTTTTTTGCCTGAAAAAGAAGCTTCGCAATTTTTCGATCAACTTCTTGCTATAACTCCGTGGAAGCAGAATACCCAGAAAATGTATGATAAAACGGTTGTTACGCCAAGGTTAACCGCTTGGTATGGTGACAGCAGTAAAAGATATCATCTGGGAAATAATGAATTTCAGGTTAATGAATGGTCGACGGAATTAATTAATTTAAAAGAAAGAATTGAAAAGTGTACAGGATATACATTCAATTCAGTATTACTTAATCTGTACCGTGACGGAAATGATTCTGTAGCGTGGCATCGGGATAAGGAAAGCGAACTGGGAAATCGCCCGGTTATTGCTTCTGTAAGCTTGGGACAGGTCAGGAATTTTGATTTTAGGAAGGTTGGTGATCACCGTAAGAAATATAGTCTCGCTCTAGAGCATGGTTCGTTGCTGATCATGAAAGGAAATCTGCAAGTTAAATGGGAGCATAGGATTTCCAAATCCGTAATAAAAATGAAGCCCAGAATTAATCTTACTTTCAGGCTGATCAATGAAATATAA
- a CDS encoding AsmA-like C-terminal region-containing protein encodes MERFKRIILKILKWMGISIASILFLMFIIPILFPGTISQQVKIFANQHLAGKLDYRKTHLTFFRHFPSLTVSVDDFLLKGSKPFQQDTLLAAREVAVGINLKNLIFDREVKIDEIYVTDAYGNVFVNSKGEANYNVYVSKPSKKPKDTTGSGTSIKLDLIKLKNWNITYRDHSARVLVDAKGLNYTGRGGLSEDIFDLETDLDIDKLDFSLDRVYYAKQKTLHADLITRINTNALTFVLRKNELRINDLPLKFTGFLSILKDGYNLDVKAASEKTTIRDMISVLPPQYLDWAKDTKIEGKSDLFFNLKGRFSEQQNLKPRLKARLLVRDGFVSNGKAPVPMNHLNMDLNVDLPSLDTNQLEIDLKNLGFDLGPNNSFKAVVKTKGLNEMQVNADIKGAVDLQTLDQALGLKDIDVRGLMDTNIKANGIFSLDKKLFPKTNGYLNLKNGWLKTKYYPNPIQNINIVANIINTDGTFKSLGVKLDPFQFNFEGNPVFVNADLQNFEDVLYKVRAKGVLNVGRIYRVFAKKGFDVSGLIMADLSLNGRQSYATTGQYSKLDNKGNLILKNIKATTEFLPKSFFIKEGNFRFENEKMWFTKFFATYGKSDFSLNGYLLNTINYFIERRGTLHGKFNLNSNYVLIDEFMALKNGDNSKKSIDVEYAKVENPKSSGVVIIPKNLDVSLQTNIRKVEFKGLALNHLKGQASVDKGQVYLKNTSFDIIGSKMNIDARYQDESPLTANYDVALKVLDFDVQRAYKEIDMVREMATAAKNVKGIVSIDYKLKGDFDRNMKPIYPSLEGGGVVNLRDVEVKNLKMLSAVGDNIGSKAFNNPDMKGVNIETHIKNNLIHVDKFTFRVSILRPSISGTTSFNGLLDLRVRIGILPGGLIGFPIVVTGTHENPKIKIFSKKGQGILDAAYNRKLNKVIRQERRAEKKTKRQQRKEKEAQEERAKNAEKQITKDLKEK; translated from the coding sequence ATGGAAAGGTTTAAAAGAATAATTCTGAAAATTCTAAAATGGATGGGTATTTCGATAGCATCCATTCTTTTTTTAATGTTTATCATACCGATTTTATTTCCGGGGACCATATCGCAGCAGGTGAAAATATTTGCAAACCAGCATCTTGCCGGAAAACTTGATTACAGAAAAACACATCTTACGTTTTTCCGTCATTTTCCATCGCTTACCGTTTCGGTAGACGATTTTTTATTGAAGGGTTCTAAACCTTTTCAGCAAGATACTTTACTTGCTGCTCGTGAGGTTGCGGTAGGAATCAATCTTAAAAACCTGATCTTTGACCGTGAAGTAAAAATCGACGAAATCTATGTAACAGATGCCTACGGAAATGTTTTTGTTAACAGTAAAGGAGAAGCCAACTACAATGTATATGTTTCAAAACCTTCTAAAAAACCGAAAGATACAACCGGGTCGGGAACATCAATAAAGCTTGATCTTATTAAACTGAAAAACTGGAATATTACGTACAGAGACCATTCCGCCAGAGTTTTAGTAGATGCAAAAGGCCTGAATTATACAGGTCGTGGAGGCCTGAGTGAAGATATTTTTGACCTTGAAACGGATCTTGATATTGACAAACTTGATTTCAGCCTCGACCGGGTTTACTACGCAAAACAAAAAACACTTCATGCGGATCTTATTACAAGGATCAATACCAATGCGTTAACATTTGTACTGAGAAAAAATGAATTAAGAATCAATGATCTTCCCCTGAAGTTCACCGGTTTTTTAAGTATTCTGAAAGATGGATATAACCTGGATGTGAAAGCAGCATCAGAGAAAACAACCATTCGTGACATGATCTCGGTTCTTCCACCACAATATCTGGACTGGGCAAAAGATACCAAGATTGAAGGGAAGAGTGATTTATTTTTTAACCTGAAAGGCCGTTTCAGCGAGCAGCAAAATTTAAAACCAAGACTGAAAGCAAGATTATTGGTAAGGGACGGGTTTGTTTCAAACGGAAAAGCGCCGGTTCCAATGAATCATCTCAATATGGATCTTAATGTTGATCTGCCTTCTTTAGATACAAATCAACTGGAAATTGACCTTAAAAATCTCGGTTTTGATCTTGGACCTAACAATAGCTTCAAAGCAGTCGTTAAAACAAAAGGTTTAAATGAAATGCAGGTAAATGCCGATATAAAAGGAGCGGTGGATTTGCAGACACTGGATCAGGCATTAGGGTTAAAGGATATTGATGTTCGAGGTTTAATGGACACGAATATCAAGGCCAACGGAATTTTCAGTTTAGATAAGAAGTTATTCCCGAAAACAAATGGTTATCTGAACCTTAAGAACGGCTGGCTGAAAACAAAATATTATCCGAATCCTATTCAGAATATTAATATTGTAGCTAATATTATCAATACAGATGGTACTTTCAAAAGCTTAGGGGTAAAATTAGATCCTTTTCAATTTAATTTTGAAGGAAATCCTGTATTTGTAAATGCAGATCTGCAGAATTTTGAAGATGTGCTGTATAAAGTACGTGCTAAAGGTGTTTTAAATGTAGGAAGGATTTACAGGGTTTTTGCGAAAAAAGGCTTTGATGTGAGCGGTCTGATCATGGCTGATCTCTCCCTGAACGGAAGGCAAAGTTATGCGACAACCGGACAATACAGCAAGCTTGACAATAAAGGTAATTTAATTTTAAAAAATATAAAAGCAACCACCGAATTTCTACCAAAATCATTTTTTATCAAAGAAGGAAACTTCAGGTTTGAAAATGAAAAAATGTGGTTCACTAAATTTTTTGCCACGTATGGGAAATCAGATTTCTCGCTGAACGGCTACCTACTCAATACAATTAATTATTTTATTGAAAGAAGAGGAACACTGCACGGAAAATTCAATCTAAATTCCAACTATGTTCTCATTGATGAGTTTATGGCCTTAAAAAACGGTGATAATTCCAAAAAATCAATTGATGTGGAATATGCAAAAGTGGAAAATCCTAAAAGCAGCGGGGTCGTGATTATTCCTAAAAATCTGGATGTTTCGTTGCAGACCAATATTCGGAAAGTTGAATTTAAAGGATTGGCTTTAAATCATTTGAAAGGGCAGGCTTCCGTTGACAAAGGTCAGGTTTACCTTAAAAATACCTCTTTCGATATTATTGGAAGTAAAATGAATATTGATGCCCGTTATCAGGACGAATCTCCGCTTACGGCTAATTATGATGTTGCCTTGAAGGTTTTGGATTTTGATGTGCAGCGTGCTTACAAAGAAATTGATATGGTGCGTGAAATGGCAACGGCAGCAAAAAATGTAAAAGGAATTGTATCAATCGATTATAAGCTAAAAGGAGATTTTGACCGGAATATGAAACCAATATATCCCTCTCTTGAAGGTGGCGGAGTCGTTAATCTGCGGGATGTGGAAGTTAAAAACTTAAAAATGCTCTCTGCAGTAGGCGACAATATTGGGTCAAAAGCTTTCAACAATCCTGATATGAAAGGAGTGAATATCGAAACCCATATTAAAAATAATCTGATTCATGTCGATAAATTTACGTTCCGGGTTTCTATTTTAAGGCCAAGCATCAGCGGAACGACCAGTTTTAACGGCTTATTAGATTTAAGAGTAAGAATAGGAATTCTTCCGGGCGGGCTCATCGGTTTCCCAATTGTAGTTACCGGAACCCATGAAAACCCGAAAATCAAGATTTTCAGTAAAAAAGGACAGGGAATTCTGGATGCGGCCTACAACAGAAAATTGAATAAAGTGATCCGACAGGAAAGAAGGGCTGAGAAAAAAACAAAAAGACAGCAACGCAAAGAAAAAGAAGCGCAGGAAGAGCGTGCTAAAAATGCTGAAAAGCAAATTACTAAAGATTTAAAGGAAAAATAA
- a CDS encoding SDR family oxidoreductase yields MKSNNEIHESLKGKTVVITGGSSGVGRAAAEAFALEGCNIVVAARGKEALDETVSLCRDLGVVALGVPTDVSIASDVQNLANKALQFNGRIDIWINNAGVMASGKFEEIPMDLNEQVIKTNLFGYMHGAYSVLPIFKKQQDGILINNISIGGFMPAPYSAIYSATKFGIRGMMECLHGEISDFPNVHICNLYPQIQRSTGNMHSAKFSGLDFKIPPFAADPRDTAAKFVELAKNPQKELFPDITSRLLIGIYQLFPKPIINTASAGMRMMMKLKNAPSDPGNVMEPSTEPHRIYGDTMLPVPSKKTGLAVMAGLGLGLAFMFLKLKSSSEN; encoded by the coding sequence ATGAAATCCAATAACGAAATTCATGAAAGCCTTAAGGGTAAGACCGTTGTTATCACCGGAGGAAGCAGTGGAGTAGGAAGAGCTGCAGCTGAAGCATTTGCTTTGGAGGGCTGCAACATTGTTGTGGCAGCACGAGGAAAAGAAGCACTTGACGAAACTGTTTCGTTATGCCGCGATCTTGGAGTTGTTGCACTGGGCGTTCCAACGGATGTTTCCATCGCCTCGGATGTTCAGAACCTTGCCAACAAGGCATTACAGTTTAACGGAAGAATAGATATATGGATCAATAACGCCGGAGTGATGGCAAGCGGAAAATTTGAAGAAATTCCAATGGATCTGAACGAACAGGTAATTAAAACCAACCTTTTTGGATATATGCATGGTGCCTATAGTGTGTTACCGATTTTTAAAAAACAGCAGGACGGAATTCTTATCAACAATATATCAATTGGAGGATTTATGCCCGCTCCTTACAGCGCTATATATTCCGCTACAAAATTTGGAATACGTGGTATGATGGAATGCCTTCACGGTGAAATCTCAGATTTTCCTAATGTCCATATTTGCAATCTGTATCCGCAAATTCAAAGGTCTACAGGAAACATGCATTCAGCAAAATTTTCAGGTTTAGATTTTAAAATCCCACCGTTTGCCGCAGATCCTAGAGATACGGCCGCTAAGTTTGTAGAATTAGCCAAAAATCCGCAAAAAGAATTATTTCCCGATATTACTTCAAGATTGCTTATAGGAATCTATCAGCTCTTTCCAAAACCTATTATCAACACCGCTTCTGCGGGTATGAGAATGATGATGAAACTGAAAAATGCACCTTCCGATCCTGGAAATGTGATGGAACCTTCAACGGAACCGCACCGAATTTACGGCGATACGATGCTTCCCGTTCCTTCTAAAAAGACTGGATTGGCTGTTATGGCAGGACTAGGGTTAGGACTGGCTTTTATGTTTCTTAAATTAAAATCATCCAGTGAAAATTAA